The genomic DNA TGCCCACACCTTTCCTCTCGCATTTGAACTGTGGGATCAGAAATATACCAGCGGTCAGTACCTGATCCGCTCGGAAGTGGAGCAGCTCAATCCCCGGGTCTTTGATCCGCGAGTGAAGTCCCGCAGCCGGATCCATCTGTTTCGCGCCGATAAACTGATTCGCAAACAGGTTCCCGCAGCGAGTGCCCTGCTGTTTGACGAACAGGGATATGTTGCGGAAACCACCATCGGTAATTTCTTCCTGGTCCAGGACCGGACGATCCTCACCCCCCGTCCGGAGTATGTTCTGCAGGGAATCAGCCAGATGATGGTAGCCCGATTAGCGAAGCAACTTGGACTGGACTATGTGGAAACAGATATTTCCGAAGAAATGCTGCTTCAGGCAGATGAAGCATTGACGTCCTCCAGTGGCTATTGTCTGATGCCCGTTACGCGTTACAATGATCATTTCCTTTCAGAAGGAAAGCCGGGCCCCGTGTATCAGCAGATGATCGCCGCCTGGAGCCAGGAAGTCGGAGTCGATATTGTCACGCAGGCGCAGCAGATTGGCGCAGCCCGCCGTGATAAACTTTCCTGAGCTGTTATTTATTTCTGTCGTTTGATTGAATCCCGGGAACCTGGACGTGTCGCATTATCTGGAATTTTTTAAACAGTTTCGAACGACATTTGAAACGACCGGGGCAATCGCTCCCAGCAGCCGGTTTCTGGCCAGCAACATGGCCGAGCCGATGAAACGCCATCAGGGCCCCAAGAAGGTTCTGGAGATCGGTCCGGGTACCGGCGCGGTGACCCGCGAGATCGTCAAACAGATTCGCCCGGAAGATTCACTGGACCTGGTTGAACTGAATGAGAAGTTCGTCGAAATTCTGTATAATCGGTTCGATGCCGAACGTGCTTTTCAGGAAATCAAACATCTGACATCGATTCACAACTGCCCACTGCAGGAGTACGGCGTTGGTGAGGAGTACGATTACATTGTCTCGGGACTCCCGTTGAACAATTTTCCGACCGATCTGGTGAGCGAAATCTTTCAGGCCTACTTCCGGTTGCTGAAACCGGGGGGGGTGCTCTCGTATTTCGAGTACATGTATGTCCGACCGGTTCGCAAAGTCGTATCCCGTGGTCCCGAGAACGAGCGGATTTGTCAGATCGACCAGATCATGCGGAGCTACACCAGCCAGTACCGGATTCGTACGAACTGGATCTGGTTCAACCTGCCTCCCGCCTGGGTACAACACCTGCAGAAAACAGACAGCCCGCCACCGTTGATTGAACAGGCGGCGCCTCAGGAACAAAGCTCCTGAGTTCAGGGTCAGTCTGCTTTTTTATTAGTGTCTTCGGTTTTGGATTTATTCTCTGGTTGATCTGCTGCAGGCCGTTTTAGTTCCTGGAGGGAAAGCGGATTTCGGGTGCGCTGTCGGCTCCGTGATTCCCCACCTGCAATCTCGCTCCGATCCAGGAAACCGTCCCGGTTACGATCGACTTCATCGAACCAGCGGTTAACCTGCTGCAGTTCTTCTTTGCTCAGTTTTCCGTCACCGTTCTGATCAACGGAACGTATGAAGGCCGGCCCAGAGCGCGGAAAGTTTGTCCCAAACCGTGGGCGGGAGCGTTCCTGCATCTGCATTTCGGGACGCTTCATTTCACCATCCTCTTCAGCTGGTTTTCGGCTCCGCTCCCTGCTCTGACGTTCGGGACGTTGTGCAGGACGGAATTCCGCCATCACTTTCATGAATTCTTCACGGGTCAGTTCCGCATCCCCGTCCTTGCCGGCTCGCTCGTAGAGCCGTTTAAGGAGGGGACGAATTCGCTCGGGGGCTTCGTCCAGTGTCAGTTTATCATCACCGTTGGTATCCAGGGACTTAAAGAAACGTCCGGCCCGTTCCTGGGAGTTCATGTTCGCGCCTTCGGGTCGAGGCGGACGTCCGTTTCCGAACATGCGTCCCATGCGCTGCAGTTGTTCGAGTGAGATTTCGTCGGTATTTAATCGTTGGAACAGCGGTTCCATTCGCTCGCGCATCGGTTCGGGTAATTCATCTTTCGAGATTATTTTATCGCCGTTGCGATCCAGCTGACTCAGGAAGCGGTTGTAGAAACGGGGGCCTTGATTGAATCGGCGTTCAGCGCCGGGCTCGAATTTCTGATCTTCTTTTTTCAGACCGCCTGTAAACTCGTCCTTCGTGAGTTGACCATCCTTGTTTTTGTCGCCAGAACGCAGCAGAAACTCAAAGAAACGCTGCTTTCCTTCAGGAACTTCATCTGCCGAGATCGTGCCATCAGCGTTTTTATCCAGTTGCTGGAATACCTTTTCTTGCGCTGATGATTCTTCTTCAGGTGCTGCCGAGAGGGGGCTGAGCGAGAAGCCGGTCAGACCAACGAGAGCCAGTACGGGAAATAAGCGTTGCATGGTCGTCACTTTCCTCAAAACAACGGTAGATTTACAGACGAGAACAGGCACTTAGCTGCCATTATACGATTAAACCCGTCGCGTGTCGAAAAGTATTGCAGGAACTCAAATATTCGTTTGCGCATGAAAAAACCCGGTGAGTTGCCTCACCGGGTCAAGCGGTTGTTCAGCCGTCGACTTCAGTTCGCCCGTTTCTTGGAAAAGTTAGAACTGAAGAATCCCTGGTCATCGGGGATGGTGTATCCGCCTGTGACAGGCAGGTACTTCTGGAAGAATGAGAACGGTGGCAGCTTGGAAAGATCGAGCCCTTCCACCTGAATCTGATCCTGGTTTTTCTTGATCAGGTCATACAGGGCGTGCAGCTGTGCGTCTGCATTCTGGTAGTTGATGATCGAGGTTTTTTCGGGGAAGTTTTCCGCGATCTGCTTGTAGTTTGGATTGTTGATCAGCGAACCGACTCCCCGATCCTTCCGCAGAATGCTTTCAATCTGCTTGACATCGTTGGAGATGAACAGCTGGTTTTCTGCGATGCAGAAAGCAGCATCAGCGGGAGACTTCAGAACAGCAGCAGGCAACTGATACAGGGTCGTGCCCTGAAATTCGCGTGCCTGTCCCGGGAAATCATCCCGCGTGGTCACCGATGCGATGATTTTCTGGAATGCATCAGAGTTTTTGAGCCCCAGAGCAACGACAAACTGCCCGGACATCTGAGTCAGGTCAATCTGCTCACCTTCTTTGATTTCAGTCGCGATCTGAATTCGACCGCTCAGGTTATCAACGATGTCCTTTTTGATGTGAATCTTGGGACCATCGGGATTGTCGGCCATCTGATCAATGATGGCAGCCAAGGCACCGGGACGCCCCTGGAATCCATCGAAGAGGGTTTCGATAGAATCGTAAGCACCAGTGATGCTCCAGTTGATCGAATAGTAAGAAGAAACCTTGTCTGAGACCCAGACCGGAGGCTGCTGAGCAATCGCCGGGCATTTGAAGATATCAATGATGCCGGAGGTAGGCTGATCGACATAGGTAAACGTTTTCGAGATCGCATCAAAATTCCTGGTAGCGACATAGCTGGATCCGCCAACGGCCTTCAACTGTGTGATCCCCAGTGCGGGCAGGAATCCCTGAACCATACCGATTTGAGGATTCACACGGCTGGCAACTCCCAGGATCGACTGCAGAGCGCCAATCGGGTTCATGTACCAGTGCATGACAGCAGGAGCATCTGCATCAGAACATTTATTGATGATGTACTGATACTCTTTCTTGCTGGACAGTGTTCCCTGTGCCTGGCCATCCCAGCGGCCGAGAACTCCTTCGAGGATTTTGTCGTCATTAGAAGCGACAAATGTTTTATCCTTCAGGAAGTATGCGAATTTTTTCGCCAGGGGAACTTTGACAGGACCTTCATCATCACCTTCTTTTTCGAAGGAAAAAATGGTGATCTTGGTGCCGTCGACACTGCGAACCGTTCGTTCTGCACCTTCCTTGTCGAGCCCCTCAGCGGTTTTTTCCAGGATCTTCTCGACGCTTTCGCCGCTTTCGCCATACTCGACGAAAGCCAGACCACCGAATTTGCCTTCATCGCTTTTGACGAACGCAATCGCGAATTCACCTGAGGGGATGCTGAGAACATTACTCAGGCCCAGGTCGGTTTCTGCCTCAAACATTTTGGAGTATTTTTCCACAATCTGGACGAGGTCTTTTTTCATGTCAGCGAAGGCGGGATCGCGAACCATTTCCGCCATCGAGCTCTGTGCCCACTTTTCTTCCAGCAGTTCTACATCCGGAATGGAGAAGTAGAGCATGGAATCATCGGGGATCCGCTGCACGGCAGTGACCCGGTTTTGAGCAGACGTGTCTTGCGCGGAGAACAGGAACATCGCCTGCATCAACATGAAAGTGAAAAACAAAAGTGGCTTTCTCATGGGAGCCTTCATTCTTTCTCTACCTGAGGGGATTTAAGATTTTTCGCGCTGGATCAACTCTTCCAATCTGTCGAACCACCAGAGCGCAACAATGTCGGTAACTGTTAATTTGTAGCAAGTCTGAAATATCTGACAAGATCAACCTGCAATCAGACTTTCAACGTTGGCCCGGAAGTCTGCATAGCAGCAGGCAGGGACATTACCTGCCTGAATGAGCGCGGGTTGCAGGAATTTTTATTTACTTTCATTTTCAGCAGATTTTCTGCGCGGTGCGTCAAAGTAACGATAACCGGTATTGGGACTGGTTTTATCGAACGCAAACGCATCACGGTTATCCAGAAAATGTTTGACGTAGGAAATCGGAATTGCAAAGCCCAGGCCTTCTCCCAGGATCAGCTTCATATTGGTGACGCCGATCACTTCACCGCGAGAGTTGAACAATGGTCCGCCGCTGTTCCCCGGGTTGATTTGCGTTGTCGTCTGAATATAGACGATCCCCTGCATGTTCCGGTTACGCGTACTGATAATGCCGCGCGAGACGGAGCGTTCCAGTCCCAGCGGATTTCCAATTGCAAATACCTCTTCCCCTTCGCGCTGGGAATCATCCTCAGCCAGGTACACCTGTCGGAATGGAAAGTCTTTCTGAAGGGGAATTCTCAGCAACGCCAGATCGAAAAATGGATTCAGAGCGATGATCTCAACATCCTTGATCTGTCGTCTCTGGAATTCACCACTTTTCGTCCGATGAAAAATCGTGACGGCGATTCGCGTCTCTTTTTCAACCACGTGATAATTGGTGACACAGTAACCACGGTCATTGATAATGAAACCGGAGCCGAGTCCACTGGGAGTCTGCACCAGCGTGACCGCCTCGCCGTAGATGCGAGCCAGTTCTTTGATGCTTTTCGCGGGCAGTTCCGCGACGGAATAGAATTTGTCTTTACTCTGGGAAACACTGGTTTTATTGGAAGAGAGTGATTCGGACTTGGTGCGGGAGCGGACCTGATCGCTGGGAATCCGCAACACTTCAATGCCGATATCAACCAGCAGATAGTCTGAGCCCTGCTTAAGCACATCCCCCTGCACTTTGTGACCGTTGACCAGTTCGATGACATCCGCCTGCGCCGGAATGGAAAGACAGAGAATCGTAATCAGCAGGCAGGTAATTCTTTTCGGGCAGCACCAGTTGTCAATCATTCCGTCGATTTCCTCTCTTCTTAGCAGCTGTCAGACCAGAAACGCGGCGAGTCGTTTCGCCTTGAGGGATGTTCTTACTCTTTATATTCGCTATGGCATTCCGTGCAGGATTTGTAGACCCGGGACATTCCCTGATCAAACTCCTGGAAATTGTCATTCTTGGCAGCTTCGACCATTTTCAGGCAGGCTTCCTGCATCGGATTAGCATGCCCCAGAAAGCCTTTGTCATCGACGTAGCCGTAACCTTCCAGGGTAATGATTTTGGAGATCGCTGCGAGCAGGTGTGCTTCCTCGATGACCTTCTCTTTCTCTGCTTTCAGGGCATCTGCACTACCGACATTCGATTTGAGCCATTTGTAGGCAATGTCAGCGCGTTTCATCAGGTCACCCATCGAGGCGACTTCGGCGATGGGTTTCTTATCGTCAGCTTCAGGCAGTCCCGCAGGGGCACTGCCGTTTAGAATCACGATGATCTGTTCGTAGGGAATTTGCATGGCGCGATAGGATTTGGCACCACGCATCAGCGGCTCTGCTGTAAAAGCAGCCGCCAGCTCACGCAGATACTTGGCATTCTTTTTCCAGCCGACATCTTCCGAATGCTGATTCGCAACTTCAGCCAGTGCCGCCAGGGTTGCGGTAAATGTGGGTATCTCAAGATAGCTTGTATTATAGGTGCCGACCGACTGCATATTCTTTGTCAGACGATTACGGATGTCTTTGACCTGAGATTCCAGAATCGGCATGGGGATAATTGTTTTCCAGTCCGTGCCGGAACCGCCACCGGCACTCGCCTGTGCAGGCTCTGTTTTCATTTCTCCCGCGGGAGCAGGAGTGGTATTAGCTGCGACATTGTTTCCAGGTAGAGCAACGGGTTGGACTGACTGATTGTTGCCCGCGACAGCCAGCGGATTGTCAAACCAGACATCGTAGGGAATCCCATCAATCATTTTCCGATCGTCATTCTCCGCGGCAGGTGTTGGCTTGGATTCATCAGGCGTGGATTGTGTAACCTGAGGAGTTGCGGGAGCCGGGGCGGGCGTTGGGGCCTGTTGTTGTGCTGGCGCGGGGGCAGAAGTGTCGTTTCCACCACATCCAGTGAACAGAAACAATGTGAGTAACGTACCTGTTGCCAGTGAGAAGTTGCGAATTGGTTTTCGATACCGGTGCCGAGATGGCTTGTTCATGGATGACTCCCTCAAGTCCTTGAAATAAAACCAATTAGATTATGTGTGATCTTCGCAGGAGATGCAACTCCAGCTTGCCCAGTTTATGAAATTGGTTTTACAGGTCTGAATGGACCAGAAGTCGCTTCACAATCAGTTTATCAAGGAAACCATGTGTCTAATGCAGCAGGCCACGCTTCCCGACCTGGGATTGCCCGACTGAAACCATCCTTAGTTGTAAAAATATTCCGATCAGGATAAGCGGGTGTGTTTGGTTGTTTGCGCAGAAATATGCCGGACGGCCCTTGTCAACTCAAACTCCACTTATTATTTGTGACCATTATCAGGTGCGTAACTGGTACCGGTTTTTCACACACAAGGTTGAAAAAGTCGAGACATCCCTCTTGCGGAAGTTATACTTGAGTGGTGGACAACCGAAAAATAATTCGTTTCCTGACTATTCAATAGCCTGTCATTGACTTCTGGAGAATAAACACAGGCGCGTTGTTGGGGACACACAACATTGATTTTATCAATCAGCTGCCATCATGGAGTTCACCCTGGTAGCAAAAGGAGTAAATGAGAGATGAACAAGATTGTTTGTTACACGTTGGGCATGATTGCCCTCACCCTTACAACAGCTCAGGCTCAGGGCCCTTCCCTTAACTTCGGTCAGGGATTCCTGCTGAGTCAGACAACAGCTCCGCCTCCGGCACCTCCTGCTGTTCTGCCTGAACCAATGCCCGAGTTGACCCCTCAACCTTACGAACACCACGTTGCTTCCCCTGCGATTCCCATGTTTGACTGTGTCAAATACAGAAAAACCAGGAATATCGCTCCCTGCTCAAATCCGAAGATTGTCACCATTGTCGATCCCTGTGCTCCCAAGAAAAGCTGTTGTGAGCCAGGCTGTGTTGCGGTCGAAATCTGTGCTCCCGAATGTGCCTGCGAGTGCGTTCGTTGCAGAAAAGATGGACGCAAGAAGATTTTTGACTACGGGAAATATAAAGTGGTCGTTGAATCTCATCGTGGTAAAGTTGTTGTGACTTACCGCGACTAAATAGAGCTGAAACAGCTTCATCACAATTTCGAACAGCCAGAAACGTTTTTGTTTCTGGCTGTTTTTTTGCGCACTTACGAACTCAGATACTTGTCAACATGAAGTCCGTGTACTCTTGAGGAGTACACGACCGCAGGGTCAGGCTAATTTGGATAGCAGATTGGTCAGGAAGATAATCGCAGCCACACCACACCAGGCCAGAATGAAGCCTCCCAGATCCTGGAATGTAGGTTTGGGGATTTCGATGTCTTTGGAATTCGGGAACATCTTTTGTCCCATCGGCTCTGGTTCCGCCGGCAGCGTACAGGGCGCATCGATTTGCTCATCCAGTTTCACCGGGGTATGCATCAGCTTGTAGAAATGATCCAGTTTTTCCTGTGGCTGACGCGGAGTAATAAAGCTGACAAGCACCCCACTCAGGATCGCCAGGCTCATGAAGAAGAACATCTGCCAGACATCCCGCATTTCAGTGGGAGATTTAAACATATCCTCAGGCAGAATTCCGGAGTTATAGAGTACGTCTGCATGGAAAGCGACGCCGATCCAGACCAGAATGCCGGTCAGAGTCGAAACCCAGACGGAAGTTACATTCCAGCGGCGCCAGACAATGCCGATCCAGAGGCTGATTCCAATACAGGCCGGCGTTTTGACGATGATTTTCAGCGCATGAATGATGTCGGTAAATGTGGTCTGGAGAATTAGAGCAAGAATCACGATCACCAGGCCGGCAATACGACCGACCCAGAGATAATGCCGCTGCGACTTATTCTTCACAATACATTTGCGGTAAATGTTCTCAGTAAACAGGCCACTGGAAATAATCATCTGGGCATCACTGGTACTCATCACCGCCGCCAATAGTGAGGCCAGCAGCAGACCAATTAATCCCGGCGCGATTCGTGGCAGGATATCGTGGGCAGCCATCCCGAACAGTTTATCTGCGAAATCACGGTCTGCACTGTCGACTTTTTCTTTTTCCTCAGGGGAAAGCGCGTTGTATTCGGGACTGGCACGCATCACGAGTGACTGGTAAACCGCCTGATCTGCCGGATCGGGTGAGTCTTTCAACGGACTGTTGTCACCCATGTACCAGACGATGCAGGCCAGTCCGGTGAACGTCCAGGCGACTGTGCAGAACCGTTTGAGGAAGTTCCCCACCGTGAAGCCGAAACGGCCTTCGTATTCTGTCTTCCCTGCACCACAGACGCCCATAATATGGGGCTGGATTACGATCCCGGCCAGTGCGGTGACGGACAGCATAAACACATAGAAGGGGGTAATCGGTTCGCCCATCGTGGCAGCCAGTTCCGGACTGACGGTTAAGTCCAGCATTCCTTTTTTAAGGTCGGCATTCTGGTTTAGTTCACCGAATCCGCCTATTTCGTAGAACACGAATGGCAGCAGGAGAAACGAAAAGATGATCGTCAGAATCCCCTGGATAAAGTCAGTGATAATCGCTGCTCCCAGACCACCGGCCATCCCATAGATTACGAACATGACAGTGACTGCCAGAATCGCGTATTCATACCCCTGCAGACGTCGTTCGGTTATCTGAAACGACTTGGTTTCCGTATTCCATTCCGCTGCCGGTACCATGAAGTTCGCTTCGACCGCGATGCGGTCCAATTCATTTCCCGTCAAGGCATCCACCATTTTTCCGGTACCAAACAGCCCCCCCGCAATAAAGGTGATCGAGATGGCGATACCGTAAAAGGAATACAGCACCGCGGTGGGGCCATTAAAGCGGGTTTCGAAGAAGTCGGCGGTCGTCAGGGCCCGCATACGGCGCATAATCGGAGCGACGATCCAGTAGAAAGGCGTTGCCCAGAGCCAGAGAAACTGCCACCAGATCCCCGCGAGTCCAGCCCGCCAGGTACCCGCAACCACACTGATGGCCTGCTCACTGCTGGTTCCCGACCCGAAGGCGAAGAACATCATGAAGACTTTGCCGAACCGGCGGCCCCCCATGAAGAAGTCGGCCATATCTTTTACTTTTTTCACCGACCACAGGCCAATGGCGAGAATGACGACGAAATAGATACCCAGTACAATCCAGTCTGCAGTATGGAGCCCGAGCCAGGAGTTCGATTCGGCGGCGAGTAACATAGGCCTGTCCTCTTAATCAGGAGCCTTTGGTAAATTTTGTTTCGAAATCAGCCTACCGCGGATTTATGAAATATGCAAACCTACTGATACAAGGTCACTTTGAATATCCAGCGAATGCCGACACGACAGACCATCGTCTGTCAGCAACTTAACAGATGAAACCGCGCACATGTCCCTG from Gimesia sp. includes the following:
- a CDS encoding aminotransferase class IV — its product is MSEPHAYLNGEIIPQSEARLAVSDLGIVYGAAVTEMVRTFQQRPFMLDEHLKRLESALDYACIDPPLPRSELKQICLSLVEQNASLLSAEQDLGLTIFFTAGQNLPYLGLAALEECRTPTVCAHTFPLAFELWDQKYTSGQYLIRSEVEQLNPRVFDPRVKSRSRIHLFRADKLIRKQVPAASALLFDEQGYVAETTIGNFFLVQDRTILTPRPEYVLQGISQMMVARLAKQLGLDYVETDISEEMLLQADEALTSSSGYCLMPVTRYNDHFLSEGKPGPVYQQMIAAWSQEVGVDIVTQAQQIGAARRDKLS
- a CDS encoding methyltransferase domain-containing protein, giving the protein MSHYLEFFKQFRTTFETTGAIAPSSRFLASNMAEPMKRHQGPKKVLEIGPGTGAVTREIVKQIRPEDSLDLVELNEKFVEILYNRFDAERAFQEIKHLTSIHNCPLQEYGVGEEYDYIVSGLPLNNFPTDLVSEIFQAYFRLLKPGGVLSYFEYMYVRPVRKVVSRGPENERICQIDQIMRSYTSQYRIRTNWIWFNLPPAWVQHLQKTDSPPPLIEQAAPQEQSS
- a CDS encoding trypsin-like peptidase domain-containing protein, whose translation is MIDNWCCPKRITCLLITILCLSIPAQADVIELVNGHKVQGDVLKQGSDYLLVDIGIEVLRIPSDQVRSRTKSESLSSNKTSVSQSKDKFYSVAELPAKSIKELARIYGEAVTLVQTPSGLGSGFIINDRGYCVTNYHVVEKETRIAVTIFHRTKSGEFQRRQIKDVEIIALNPFFDLALLRIPLQKDFPFRQVYLAEDDSQREGEEVFAIGNPLGLERSVSRGIISTRNRNMQGIVYIQTTTQINPGNSGGPLFNSRGEVIGVTNMKLILGEGLGFAIPISYVKHFLDNRDAFAFDKTSPNTGYRYFDAPRRKSAENESK
- a CDS encoding sodium:solute symporter family protein, translating into MLLAAESNSWLGLHTADWIVLGIYFVVILAIGLWSVKKVKDMADFFMGGRRFGKVFMMFFAFGSGTSSEQAISVVAGTWRAGLAGIWWQFLWLWATPFYWIVAPIMRRMRALTTADFFETRFNGPTAVLYSFYGIAISITFIAGGLFGTGKMVDALTGNELDRIAVEANFMVPAAEWNTETKSFQITERRLQGYEYAILAVTVMFVIYGMAGGLGAAIITDFIQGILTIIFSFLLLPFVFYEIGGFGELNQNADLKKGMLDLTVSPELAATMGEPITPFYVFMLSVTALAGIVIQPHIMGVCGAGKTEYEGRFGFTVGNFLKRFCTVAWTFTGLACIVWYMGDNSPLKDSPDPADQAVYQSLVMRASPEYNALSPEEKEKVDSADRDFADKLFGMAAHDILPRIAPGLIGLLLASLLAAVMSTSDAQMIISSGLFTENIYRKCIVKNKSQRHYLWVGRIAGLVIVILALILQTTFTDIIHALKIIVKTPACIGISLWIGIVWRRWNVTSVWVSTLTGILVWIGVAFHADVLYNSGILPEDMFKSPTEMRDVWQMFFFMSLAILSGVLVSFITPRQPQEKLDHFYKLMHTPVKLDEQIDAPCTLPAEPEPMGQKMFPNSKDIEIPKPTFQDLGGFILAWCGVAAIIFLTNLLSKLA